In a genomic window of Rhinoderma darwinii isolate aRhiDar2 chromosome 10, aRhiDar2.hap1, whole genome shotgun sequence:
- the ANKK1 gene encoding ankyrin repeat and protein kinase domain-containing protein 1, producing MAVDGGEQISNLTQFKKEDFENDWIPIALGGFGKVYKVRHKKWWSVYAVKCSTAFYGEPELESTTYNNVMEEASKMEKIKFRYIVQIYGICTNPLGIVMEFMENGSLEKLIPTHTLSWQLKFRFIHEIALGMNFLHIMTPPLLHLDLKPGNILLDEHLHVKISDFGLSKWKENSTRKEYIERSAIKGTLNYIPPEVFLESSRVPGIKYDVYSYSIVIWELLTQKKPFAGNSMMTVIVKVAAGHRPPLEDISEDGPMECQQMIDLMKRCWNQDPNRRPSFSDIIVESHMLLCLVQSPLPEHEAVGHKAEQDPLKSSAAALLNRNRDDSQPPSSTSSLSSGTESFLKSLLQISEDIAWMDENNFTLLHFAVAEGNFERVNHFLSLNAKVNSRTVSGSTPLILAVQRKLPDICACLIENGADVNITDEDKWSPLHFAAQGGDDRIARLLLDHGAHVDALERDDWTPLHLASQNGFENVARVLFTRQSNPNSQEIDGKTPLHVASCYGHYNIVKLLISQKADLDSKQNNHRTPLHIAADRGYFRVVQHLIQKGAHLNSVDHSQYTPLHMAAVKGKSLICKQLIKHGAHVNLKTNQGWTPLHLAIFKGHSEIIHLLKDSNAKLDAVGDMTWTPLHLAVRYCEDSIISLLLDMGADPNVAEMSGWTPLHFAVQRGSFCSVIKLIENKADVDVQNRFGWTPLHVAVLNANAAIVKTLLRANAKQNIEDSNGCTPLQLAIRNKKPNIISLLEGGPDSTSNSSAEEDLGPYLHFQE from the exons CACAACCTATAACAATGTGATGGAAGAAGCATCTAAGATGGAGAAGATAAAATTCAGATACATTGTACAAATTTATGGAATTTGCACAAATCCTCTGGGTATTGTGATGGAATTTATGGAAAATGGATCCCTTGAGAAACTAATTCCCACCCATACACTTAGCTGGCAGCTAAAGTTCCGTTTCATTCATGAGATAGCCCTAGGAATGAACTTTCTCCATATTATGACTCCACCACTTCTCCATTTGGACCTAAAACCTGGCAATATTCTCCTGGATGAGCATTTGCATGTGAAG ATTTCTGATTTTGGCCTCTCTAAATGGAAAGAAAATTCAACTCGAAAGGAATATATAGAAAGATCAGCGATCAAAGGAACCCTTAATTACATCCCTCCAGAAGTATtcctggagagcagtagggtgccaGGGATAAAATATGATGTGTACAG CTATTCAATTGTTATCTGGGAGCTTCTGACTCAGAAAAAGCCTTTTGCAG GTAACAGCATGATGACTGTTATCGTGAAAGTAGCAGCAGGGCATCGGCCTCCTTTAGAGGACATTTCGGAGGATGGTCCTATGGAATGTCAGCAGATGATTGACTTAATGAAGAGATGCTGGAACCAAGATCCCAATAGACGGCCAAGTTTCTCGG ATATCATTGTTGAATCCCACATGTTACTCTGCTTAGTGCAAAGTCCTCTCCCAGAACATGAAGCTGTTGGGCACAAAGCTGAACAGGATCCTCTTAAGTCTTCAGCTGCAGCATTGCTTAATCGAAACAGAGAT GACAGTCAACCACCATCGTCTACAAGCTCCCTGAGCAGTG GGACAGAAAGCTTTCTTAAGAGCCTCTTACAAATCAGCGAAGATATTGCTTGGATGGATGAAAATAATTTTACTCTCCTTCATTTTGCGGTTGCTGAAGGTAACTTTGAGAGGGTGAACCATTTTCTCAGCCTAAATGCTAAAGTGAATAGCCGCACTGTGAGTGGATCCACACCTCTCATCTTGGCAGTGCAGAGAAAGCTACCGGACATATGTGCTTGCTTAATAGAGAATGGAGCAGATGTTAACATAACGGATGAAGACAAATGGTCACCACTGCATTTTGCAGCCCAGGGAGGAGATGATCGTATAGCTCGGCTACTTTTAGACCATGGAGCACATGTTGATGCATTAGAACGGGATGACTGGACTCCCCTGCATTTGGCCTCCCAAAATGGCTTTGAGAATGTTGCCCGGGTCCTCTTCACACGTCAGTCCAACCCAAATAGTCAAGAAATAGATGGAAAAACACCTCTGCATGTAGCTTCCTGTTATGGTCACTATAATATTGTCAAGCTGTTAATCAGCCAAAAAGCTGACCTAGACAGCAAGCAAAATAATCATAGGACTCCTCTGCACATTGCTGCCGATAGAGGTTACTTTCGAGTAGTGCAACACTTGATACAGAAAGGGGCTCATCTGAACTCTGTTGATCACAGCCAATATACCCCTTTACACATGGCAGCTGTAAAAGGTAAAAGTTTGATATGTAAACAACTCATAAAGCACGGTGCCCATGTTAACCTGAAGACCAACCAGGGCTGGACACCTTTGCACCTTGCAATATTTAAAGGACACTCAGAGATAATACATTTACTCAAGGACAGTAATGCCAAATTAGATGCTGTTGGAGATATGACTTGGACTCCACTCCATTTGGCTGTTCGTTATTGTGAAGACTCTATAATTTCTCTTCTATTGGATATGGGGGCTGACCCGAATGTTGCTGAAATGTCTGGCTGGACACCACTTCATTTTGCTGTTCAAAGGGGGTCATTTTGCAGTGTTATTAAGCTGATTGAAAACAAAGCTGATGTAGATGTTCAGAACAGGTTTGGCTGGACACCATTACATGTGGCTGTTCTAAATGCTAATGCAGCCATCGTAAAGACTTTACTCCGGGCTAATGCCAAACAGAATATAGAGGACAGTAATGGTTGTACGCCATTACAATTAGCAATAAGAAATAAAAAACCTAACATTATTTCTCTCCTAGAAGGAGGACCAGACAGTACTTCCAACAGCTCAGCTGAAGAGGATCTAGGTCCTTACCTTCATTTCCAGGAATAG